A genomic region of Pseudomonas migulae contains the following coding sequences:
- a CDS encoding LysR family transcriptional regulator: protein MTSTNPWVGRRFLNDRLDWNLLRTYLVIGQEGSMSRAAARLHITQSAVSQALKRLEEQLECVLIARSGRRFDLTETGEEVLRIAADIYGDISRLGTVVESRHDDVVGKIRILTVSGVQARHYDDFLADFHETHPKIELEVEVMGSSNIISSLLQKTATIGVGLCRLPQPRLEQRVLFRERYAYFCGQRHRLFGQENLTLEQLAAENFVSFTSDQLGGNLSPLTLFRDEQGFTGKIVASSTSFEEIYRLICAGYGIGCLPTHLVRRDVEQGLLWRLPPEDGVVDFDIQLLWNREQKMSQAETVFLESFQHMLSIREPVL from the coding sequence ATGACCTCCACTAACCCTTGGGTGGGCCGACGTTTTCTCAACGACCGCCTCGACTGGAACCTGTTGCGCACCTACCTGGTGATCGGCCAGGAAGGCAGCATGAGCCGCGCTGCAGCGCGGCTGCACATCACGCAGTCGGCGGTCAGCCAGGCGCTTAAACGGCTGGAAGAACAACTGGAATGTGTGTTGATTGCCCGCAGCGGGCGACGGTTCGATCTGACGGAAACCGGGGAAGAAGTCCTGCGCATTGCGGCGGATATCTACGGCGATATTTCGCGATTGGGCACGGTAGTGGAGAGTCGCCACGATGACGTGGTGGGCAAGATTCGCATCCTCACCGTCAGCGGCGTGCAGGCACGGCACTACGATGACTTCCTCGCCGACTTCCATGAAACCCACCCGAAAATCGAGCTGGAAGTCGAGGTGATGGGCAGCTCGAACATTATCAGTTCGTTACTGCAAAAGACCGCGACCATTGGCGTCGGATTATGTCGTTTACCGCAGCCGAGGCTGGAGCAGCGGGTACTGTTTCGCGAGCGCTATGCGTACTTTTGTGGCCAGCGTCATCGACTTTTCGGACAAGAAAACCTGACGCTGGAACAGCTCGCGGCGGAGAACTTCGTCAGCTTCACCAGCGACCAGCTCGGCGGCAACCTTTCGCCGCTGACACTGTTCCGCGACGAGCAAGGCTTTACCGGCAAGATCGTTGCCTCATCGACGAGTTTCGAAGAGATTTACCGCTTGATTTGCGCAGGCTACGGGATCGGCTGCCTGCCGACGCATCTGGTGCGAAGGGATGTCGAGCAAGGTTTGCTCTGGCGTTTGCCACCGGAAGACGGGGTCGTGGATTTCGATATCCAGCTGTTGTGGAATCGCGAGCAGAAGATGAGTCAGGCCGAAACCGTGTTCCTCGAAAGCTTCCAGCACATGCTCAGCATTCGTGAGCCTGTGCTGTGA
- the mrdA gene encoding penicillin-binding protein 2: MPEPIPIKDHEKETRLVNKRLMACALLVVSITCALVVRMYVLQVVEFDYHSTISENNRVHVLPITPTRGLIYDRNGVVLADNRPSFNLTITRERASDVKEELDEVVNLLHLPAEDRTLFDKAMKQARHPFVPVTLFYELSEEQIAVLAVNEFRLPGIDVEPQFVRHYPMGAHFAHSIGYVGRINEKESKALDTVEYRGTQSIGKTGIEKFYESELHGQVGYEEVETNAQGRVLRVLKHTDPIPGKNIVLSLDVKLQEAAEEALGDRRGSVVALDPSTGEVLAMVSKPSFDPNLFVTGISFKEYAALHDSIDRPLFNRVLRGLYAPGSTIKPEVAIAGLDAGVVTPQTRVFDPGYYQLPDFDHKYRNWNHSGDGWVDMDAAIMRSNDTYFYDLAHKLGIDRLHDYMAMFGLGEKVSLDMFEESAGLMPSQAWKRATRRQAWFPGETVILGIGQGYMQVTPLQLAQATALIANKGVWNRPHLAKTVDGVAPVDEHPMPNILLKDPRDWEQVNHGMQMVMHDARGIARAAAQGAQYRIAGKSGTAQVVAIKQGERYNRAKTLERNRDNALFVGFAPAEHPKIVISVMIENGEAGGRVAGPVVRQIMDAWLLDQDGHLKPQYATPSKTPGDPHV; this comes from the coding sequence ATGCCCGAACCCATACCGATCAAAGATCACGAAAAAGAGACGCGTCTGGTCAACAAAAGATTGATGGCCTGCGCCTTGCTCGTCGTCTCGATCACCTGCGCACTGGTGGTGCGCATGTACGTGCTGCAAGTGGTCGAGTTTGACTATCACTCGACCATCTCCGAAAACAATCGCGTCCACGTATTGCCGATTACCCCCACGCGCGGATTGATTTACGACCGCAACGGCGTGGTCCTCGCCGATAATCGCCCCAGCTTCAATTTGACCATCACCCGCGAACGCGCTTCCGACGTCAAAGAAGAGCTGGACGAGGTGGTCAATCTCCTGCACCTGCCCGCTGAAGACCGGACGCTGTTCGACAAGGCGATGAAGCAGGCACGCCATCCATTCGTGCCCGTCACCCTGTTCTATGAACTCAGTGAAGAGCAAATCGCCGTACTTGCCGTCAACGAATTCCGCCTGCCCGGGATCGATGTCGAGCCGCAATTCGTTCGTCACTACCCGATGGGCGCGCACTTCGCGCATTCAATCGGCTACGTCGGTCGCATCAACGAGAAAGAATCCAAAGCCTTGGATACGGTCGAGTACCGTGGCACCCAATCCATCGGCAAGACCGGGATTGAAAAGTTCTACGAGTCAGAGTTGCACGGCCAGGTCGGTTACGAAGAAGTCGAAACCAATGCTCAGGGCCGAGTGCTGCGCGTGCTCAAACACACGGACCCGATCCCCGGCAAAAACATCGTCCTTAGCCTCGACGTCAAACTTCAGGAAGCCGCTGAAGAAGCCTTGGGTGATCGTCGTGGTTCAGTGGTCGCTCTCGATCCATCGACCGGCGAAGTGCTGGCCATGGTCAGCAAGCCAAGCTTCGACCCGAACCTGTTCGTGACCGGAATCAGCTTCAAGGAGTATGCGGCACTGCATGACTCCATTGACCGGCCGCTGTTTAACCGCGTGCTGCGCGGCCTGTATGCGCCAGGCTCGACCATCAAGCCTGAAGTGGCGATTGCCGGCCTGGATGCGGGGGTCGTGACCCCACAGACCCGCGTCTTCGATCCCGGTTACTACCAGCTTCCCGACTTTGATCACAAATACCGTAACTGGAACCACAGCGGCGATGGCTGGGTGGACATGGACGCGGCGATCATGCGCTCCAACGACACTTACTTCTACGATCTGGCGCACAAGCTGGGCATTGATCGCCTGCACGACTACATGGCGATGTTCGGCCTCGGTGAAAAGGTCTCGCTGGACATGTTCGAAGAGTCTGCCGGCCTGATGCCGTCCCAGGCCTGGAAGCGTGCCACACGTCGCCAGGCATGGTTCCCCGGAGAGACCGTGATCCTCGGCATCGGCCAGGGTTATATGCAGGTCACGCCGCTGCAGCTGGCGCAAGCGACTGCGTTGATCGCCAACAAAGGTGTGTGGAACCGGCCGCACCTGGCCAAGACCGTGGACGGCGTGGCGCCGGTGGACGAGCATCCGATGCCCAACATCCTGTTGAAGGACCCGCGCGACTGGGAGCAGGTCAACCACGGCATGCAAATGGTGATGCACGACGCACGCGGGATTGCCCGAGCGGCGGCGCAGGGTGCGCAATACCGGATCGCTGGCAAGAGTGGTACGGCGCAAGTGGTCGCGATCAAACAGGGCGAGCGCTACAACCGGGCGAAAACCCTGGAGCGTAACCGCGACAACGCCTTGTTTGTCGGTTTCGCTCCGGCCGAGCATCCGAAGATCGTGATCTCGGTGATGATCGAAAACGGCGAGGCCGGTGGTCGCGTCGCCGGCCCTGTGGTGCGGCAGATCATGGACGCCTGGCTACTCGATCAGGACGGTCATCTGAAGCCGCAATACGCCACGCCGAGTAAAACGCCGGGCGATCCTCACGTTTAA
- a CDS encoding TIGR03571 family LLM class oxidoreductase: MHSRFKRLLGPNGFSIGLELPLDNDWSSDGQRRRIAEERPFGVPDLKQHAAMARLADKAGFRALWVRDVPVYDPNFGDAAQVFETFSYLGYLAGITDNIMLGTAAVVLPLRQPWLTLKAANSIDELSDGRLLLGVASGDRPMEYPLFGVDYDQRAEIFRDTVELLQDQGAGRLPEGAQLLPQRDQAVPLLVAGLGQQSPAWIGEHMDGWLAYPGTPDEHHRRVGLWREVGGDKPYISFVHLDLAANPHAPMRRVRFGGICGRLALIDELQALREAGVQHVGLHVRRSERPVADVIEEIAEYVLPKFH, translated from the coding sequence ATGCATTCACGATTTAAACGATTACTGGGCCCCAACGGGTTTTCGATTGGCCTGGAGCTGCCGCTGGATAATGATTGGTCCAGCGATGGCCAGCGGCGGCGGATTGCTGAGGAACGGCCTTTCGGTGTTCCAGATTTGAAGCAACATGCGGCGATGGCGCGTCTGGCCGACAAGGCTGGTTTCCGCGCGCTGTGGGTTCGCGATGTACCGGTTTACGATCCGAATTTCGGCGATGCCGCACAGGTGTTCGAAACCTTTTCCTACCTTGGGTATCTCGCCGGGATCACCGACAACATCATGTTGGGTACGGCCGCGGTCGTATTGCCGTTGCGTCAACCCTGGCTCACCCTGAAGGCGGCCAACAGCATTGATGAATTGAGTGACGGACGTTTACTGCTCGGCGTAGCCAGCGGCGACCGACCGATGGAGTATCCGTTGTTTGGTGTGGATTACGATCAGCGCGCAGAGATCTTCCGCGATACGGTGGAGTTGCTGCAGGACCAAGGTGCCGGCCGTTTGCCTGAAGGTGCGCAATTGCTTCCGCAGCGGGACCAGGCAGTGCCATTGTTGGTGGCAGGTCTTGGTCAGCAGTCACCTGCCTGGATTGGCGAACATATGGATGGCTGGCTCGCCTACCCCGGCACACCGGATGAACATCATCGTCGGGTGGGGCTGTGGAGGGAAGTCGGTGGGGATAAGCCTTACATCAGCTTCGTCCACCTGGATCTGGCGGCCAATCCTCATGCTCCTATGCGACGTGTACGTTTCGGCGGTATTTGCGGGCGATTGGCGTTGATTGATGAGCTTCAGGCATTGCGTGAGGCCGGTGTGCAGCATGTTGGCCTGCATGTGCGTCGTAGCGAACGGCCGGTGGCCGACGTGATTGAAGAGATTGCTGAATACGTCCTGCCAAAGTTTCACTGA
- the rhtA gene encoding threonine/homoserine exporter RhtA has translation MNDQPRSLASTLFSVGLLLIAMASIQSGASLAKSMFPVIGAQGTTTLRLIFASLIMLVLLRPWRAKLTSKSLRTVIVYGMALGGMNFLFYMSLRTVPLGIAVALEFTGPLAVAIYASRRAIDFLWIALAAIGLLLLIPTGATTAGIDLLGAGYALGAGACWAIYILFGQKAGADNGVQTAALGVMIAALFVAPIGIVHAGTALLTPSLIPVAIGVAILSTALPYTLEMVALTRMPARTFGTLMSIEPAIGALSGLLFLQEFLSLSQWMAILCIILASVGATMTMGSASKPAVAAD, from the coding sequence ATGAATGACCAGCCTCGCAGCCTAGCCTCCACCCTGTTCTCGGTGGGCTTGCTATTAATAGCCATGGCGTCGATCCAGTCCGGAGCGTCCCTGGCCAAAAGCATGTTCCCTGTTATCGGCGCTCAAGGAACGACGACCCTGCGATTGATCTTCGCGAGCCTGATCATGCTCGTGCTTCTGCGCCCCTGGCGAGCCAAGCTCACCAGTAAATCCCTGCGTACCGTCATCGTCTACGGTATGGCGCTGGGCGGTATGAACTTCCTCTTCTATATGTCCTTGCGCACCGTCCCCCTGGGCATCGCGGTAGCGCTGGAATTCACCGGCCCCTTGGCGGTGGCCATCTATGCCTCGCGTCGCGCGATCGACTTTCTGTGGATCGCGCTGGCCGCCATCGGATTGCTGCTGTTAATACCAACAGGCGCAACAACTGCAGGTATCGACCTGCTCGGTGCGGGCTATGCCCTAGGCGCTGGTGCCTGCTGGGCGATCTATATCCTCTTCGGCCAGAAAGCCGGCGCCGACAACGGCGTGCAGACTGCCGCATTGGGAGTGATGATCGCTGCGCTGTTCGTCGCGCCTATCGGTATTGTTCATGCCGGCACTGCGCTGTTGACGCCATCGTTGATCCCTGTGGCCATCGGCGTTGCCATCTTGTCCACCGCCCTGCCCTATACGCTGGAGATGGTCGCCCTTACCCGAATGCCGGCCCGCACGTTCGGAACACTGATGAGTATTGAACCTGCGATCGGTGCGCTGTCAGGCTTGCTGTTCCTCCAGGAGTTCCTTTCATTGTCACAATGGATGGCCATCCTGTGCATCATTCTGGCTTCTGTTGGCGCGACCATGACCATGGGAAGCGCCTCCAAGCCCGCCGTCGCGGCGGATTGA
- a CDS encoding TetR/AcrR family transcriptional regulator: protein MRYSASHKLETREKLLESSAVSAKKSGFSTVGVDALMKAIGLSGGAFYSHFSSKDELFASIVEKELCQSLERLGADQDRDRLERCLKLYLSMSHVEHPESGCALPALGAEIARSDVVIRQQAEKWICRLQESWAQILESDSLAWAILSQCIGALVVARMLATPEVQRTVLKSSYDEIGRQIAGPRT from the coding sequence ATGCGTTACTCGGCCAGTCATAAACTGGAAACCAGGGAGAAGCTGCTGGAAAGCAGTGCGGTGTCCGCGAAGAAGTCCGGTTTCTCTACGGTCGGTGTCGATGCCTTGATGAAAGCTATTGGCCTGAGTGGCGGCGCGTTCTACAGCCATTTTTCGTCGAAGGATGAACTGTTCGCTTCAATCGTCGAAAAAGAGCTGTGTCAAAGCCTGGAACGCCTCGGGGCTGACCAGGACCGTGACAGGCTAGAACGCTGTTTGAAGCTCTACCTGAGCATGTCCCATGTTGAACATCCGGAATCCGGTTGTGCGTTGCCGGCACTGGGCGCGGAAATTGCCCGTTCAGACGTGGTGATTCGCCAGCAGGCGGAGAAATGGATTTGTCGGCTTCAGGAGAGTTGGGCGCAGATACTGGAGAGCGACAGCCTGGCCTGGGCCATTCTGTCGCAATGCATCGGGGCATTGGTGGTGGCGCGAATGCTGGCCACGCCAGAAGTCCAGCGCACGGTGTTGAAGTCCAGTTACGATGAGATTGGCCGTCAGATCGCAGGCCCGCGAACCTGA
- a CDS encoding SDR family oxidoreductase, protein MNNKKVVLVVGAGDATGGAIAKRFAQEGFVACVTRRSADKLQPLVDAINAAGGEAHGFACDARKEEDVIALVEQIESQIGPIEAFVFNIGANVPCSILEETARKYFKIWEMACFSGFLNAREVAKRMAKRQRGTILFTGATAGMRGAAGFAAFAGAKHGIRALAQSMARELGPMNIHVAHVVVDGAIDTDFIRDSFPEKYATKDQDGILNPEHIAENYWYLHSQPRDAWTFELDLRPWSERW, encoded by the coding sequence ATGAATAACAAGAAGGTCGTACTGGTCGTCGGTGCAGGTGATGCCACGGGCGGCGCTATCGCCAAACGTTTTGCGCAAGAAGGTTTCGTCGCGTGCGTTACCCGGCGCAGCGCAGACAAACTCCAACCGTTGGTGGACGCTATCAACGCTGCTGGCGGTGAAGCCCATGGCTTTGCCTGCGACGCGCGCAAGGAAGAGGACGTGATTGCGCTGGTCGAGCAGATTGAAAGCCAGATCGGCCCCATCGAAGCGTTTGTGTTCAATATCGGCGCCAACGTGCCGTGCAGTATTCTCGAAGAAACGGCACGAAAGTATTTCAAGATTTGGGAAATGGCCTGTTTCTCAGGCTTTCTCAACGCCCGTGAAGTGGCCAAGCGCATGGCCAAGCGTCAACGGGGCACGATCCTGTTTACCGGCGCCACCGCCGGCATGCGTGGCGCTGCGGGCTTCGCGGCGTTCGCCGGGGCCAAGCATGGCATTCGTGCGCTGGCCCAGAGCATGGCCCGTGAACTGGGACCGATGAATATTCACGTTGCTCACGTCGTCGTCGATGGCGCTATCGATACCGATTTCATTCGCGATTCCTTTCCCGAGAAGTATGCAACCAAGGACCAGGACGGCATCCTCAATCCCGAACACATTGCCGAGAACTACTGGTACCTGCACAGTCAGCCCCGCGATGCCTGGACTTTCGAGCTGGACCTGCGGCCCTGGAGTGAACGCTGGTAA
- a CDS encoding 2-hydroxychromene-2-carboxylate isomerase, protein MSKTVEFYFDLGSPATYLAYTQLPKICAQTDSQLIYIPILLGGVFKATGNASPATIPAKGLYMFQDLDRYARRYGVPLKFNPNFPINTLMLMRAVTGMQLRHPERFQAFIDCLFHAVWVEGRNLDDLATVATVLTQNGFDPTEVLALTADEDVKAVLKNNTEKAVQRGVFGAPSMFVDNQLFFGQDRLDFVLEALA, encoded by the coding sequence ATGAGCAAAACCGTGGAGTTCTACTTCGACCTCGGCAGCCCCGCCACCTACCTGGCGTACACCCAACTGCCGAAAATCTGCGCGCAGACCGACAGTCAGCTGATCTACATTCCGATCCTGCTGGGCGGTGTCTTCAAGGCCACCGGCAATGCTTCGCCGGCGACCATCCCGGCCAAGGGCCTCTATATGTTTCAGGACCTCGATCGTTACGCCAGACGGTACGGTGTGCCACTGAAATTCAATCCGAACTTTCCCATCAACACGCTCATGCTGATGCGCGCGGTCACCGGCATGCAACTGCGCCACCCGGAACGCTTCCAGGCCTTTATCGACTGCCTGTTCCATGCGGTTTGGGTTGAGGGTCGCAACCTCGACGACTTGGCGACCGTCGCTACCGTACTGACGCAGAACGGCTTTGATCCGACAGAAGTGCTGGCTTTGACGGCTGATGAAGACGTCAAAGCCGTGCTCAAGAACAACACCGAGAAGGCCGTGCAACGCGGTGTGTTCGGCGCACCCAGCATGTTTGTCGATAACCAGCTGTTCTTCGGCCAGGATCGACTGGATTTCGTCCTTGAAGCCCTTGCTTAG
- a CDS encoding zinc-dependent alcohol dehydrogenase family protein produces MTDITEMRALIVDSANAPLRLASIKRPEPEAGQVLVRIKASGVNPLDGKIRAGQAAHARQALPATVGIDLAGIVEGVGEGVTGWQPGDEVYAMATGIGGAQGSLAEYAAVDARLLAHKPDNLSMREAAGLPLVLITAWEGLVDRARVRAGQKVLIHGGAGGVGHVAIQIARAFGAQVFATGSARHQALIEGFGATFIDYRQSSVEDYVAQHTAGEGFDIVYDTVGGETLDASFKAARVYHGHVLSCLGWGQHSLAPLSFRGATYSGVFTLLPLLTGVGREHHGEILREAARLIEAGKLMPLMDPRTFTLETAEAAHELLVSGTAQGRLVIEI; encoded by the coding sequence ATGACGGACATAACTGAAATGCGCGCTCTGATTGTCGACTCGGCCAATGCACCGCTACGCTTGGCTTCCATTAAACGGCCGGAGCCCGAAGCGGGGCAGGTGCTGGTCCGGATCAAGGCCAGCGGCGTAAATCCGCTGGACGGGAAAATCCGTGCCGGCCAGGCGGCTCATGCGCGTCAGGCATTGCCGGCGACAGTGGGGATTGATCTGGCGGGAATCGTTGAGGGTGTGGGCGAGGGTGTGACCGGATGGCAGCCGGGCGATGAGGTGTATGCCATGGCGACGGGCATTGGCGGCGCGCAAGGTTCTTTGGCCGAGTACGCAGCAGTCGACGCCCGATTGTTGGCACATAAACCGGACAATTTGAGCATGCGTGAGGCCGCGGGATTACCGCTGGTGCTGATCACGGCGTGGGAGGGGTTGGTGGATCGGGCACGTGTGCGGGCGGGCCAGAAGGTGCTGATTCACGGTGGGGCGGGTGGTGTGGGTCATGTCGCGATACAAATTGCGCGCGCCTTCGGTGCCCAGGTGTTTGCGACAGGTTCTGCGAGGCATCAGGCACTCATCGAAGGTTTCGGCGCGACGTTTATCGATTACCGCCAGTCTTCGGTCGAGGACTATGTGGCGCAGCATACGGCCGGCGAGGGCTTCGATATTGTCTATGACACGGTGGGCGGTGAAACGCTCGATGCTTCCTTCAAGGCCGCGCGGGTTTATCACGGTCATGTCTTGAGCTGCCTCGGTTGGGGGCAGCACAGTCTGGCGCCGCTTTCGTTTCGCGGGGCGACGTATTCCGGGGTGTTCACGTTGTTGCCGTTGCTCACCGGTGTGGGGCGCGAGCATCACGGGGAGATTCTTCGCGAGGCGGCGCGGTTGATAGAGGCGGGTAAGCTGATGCCATTGATGGATCCTCGGACGTTCACGCTGGAAACGGCCGAGGCCGCCCATGAGCTGCTCGTTTCGGGAACGGCTCAGGGACGGTTGGTCATCGAGATCTAA
- a CDS encoding LysR family transcriptional regulator, with amino-acid sequence MRNPVDKLNAMTIFVRVVERGSFSAVAREMQTSQPTISKVLKALETELGGKLIARSTRQLSLTDEGQRYYNECRQILAAVDAAEHSFQSGRERIAGHLRIGSSVSFGRLQIAPRLAEFLTRYPGIDIDLQLSDQNQDLVREGLDVTFRIGELNDSDLIARHIGTTYRVTVAAPGYLKQHGQPQLPEELSRHNCLQFNLLNSQNLWIYEKDAQRHEVRVKGNAQSNNSEAIREMVLGGLGIALSPVWLFSEDLKAGRVTAILPDYVAQSLPIHAVSPANRRQSARVKAFVDYMSQALEAAPELRPIR; translated from the coding sequence ATGAGAAACCCCGTGGATAAACTCAATGCAATGACGATCTTTGTCCGCGTCGTCGAACGCGGCAGCTTCTCTGCCGTTGCCAGGGAGATGCAGACCAGCCAGCCCACTATCAGCAAAGTCTTGAAAGCGCTGGAAACCGAACTGGGTGGAAAACTGATTGCCCGCAGCACCCGCCAGCTTTCCCTGACCGATGAAGGTCAGCGTTACTACAACGAATGTCGACAGATCCTCGCGGCTGTCGATGCAGCGGAGCACAGCTTCCAGTCCGGCAGGGAGCGCATCGCCGGTCACTTGCGCATCGGCTCCTCGGTGAGTTTCGGGCGTTTGCAGATCGCCCCACGCCTGGCGGAATTCCTGACACGTTATCCCGGGATCGACATTGACCTGCAATTGAGTGATCAAAACCAGGACCTGGTCCGCGAAGGGCTGGACGTCACGTTCAGGATCGGCGAGCTGAACGACAGCGACCTGATCGCCCGCCACATCGGCACCACTTATCGAGTGACTGTCGCAGCGCCGGGCTACCTCAAGCAACACGGCCAACCGCAATTACCGGAAGAACTGAGCAGGCACAACTGCTTGCAGTTCAACCTGCTGAACAGTCAAAACCTGTGGATTTATGAGAAAGATGCCCAGCGCCACGAAGTGCGGGTCAAGGGCAACGCACAAAGCAACAACTCGGAGGCGATCCGCGAGATGGTGTTGGGAGGACTGGGGATTGCGCTGTCGCCGGTGTGGCTGTTCAGCGAGGACCTGAAAGCCGGGCGAGTGACGGCGATTCTGCCGGACTACGTTGCGCAGTCGCTGCCGATCCATGCCGTGTCCCCGGCGAATCGTCGCCAATCCGCCAGGGTCAAAGCATTCGTCGATTACATGAGCCAGGCGCTGGAAGCAGCGCCTGAACTCAGGCCGATCAGATAG
- a CDS encoding aminopeptidase P family protein, whose translation MSTQPSINGSVPERLAHTRELMSREGIHALLVPSADPHLSEYLPGYWQGRQWLSGFHGSVGTLIVTPDFAGVWADSRYWEQATKELKGSGIELVKLQPGQPGPLDWLAEQTPEGGVVAVDGAVMAVASARTLGGKLEERGARLRTDIDLLSTVWSDRPTLPNEPIYQHLPPQATVSRGDKLANLREVLKERGADWHFIATLDDIAWLFNLRGGDVSFNPVFVSFALISQQQATLFVALSKVSTELRAILEQDGVTLRDYSEVADALRAVPSGASLQVDPARVTAGLLDNLDSGVKLVEGLNPTTLAKSQKSLADAEHIRKAMEQDGAALCEFFAWLESAWGRERITELTIDEHLTAARTRRPDYVSLSFNTIAAFNANGAMPHYHATEEEHAVIEGDGLLLIDSGGQYLGGTTDITRMVPVGTPTDEQKRDCTRVLKGVIALSRAQFPRGILSPLLDSIARAPIWAESVDYGHGTGHGVGYFLNVHEGPQVIAYQAAAAPQTAMQPGMITSIEPGTYRPGRWGVRIENLVLNREAGKSEFGEFLKFETLTLCPIDTRCLEPSLLTQDEKQWFNAYHAEVRERLSPLLDGAALEWLNTRTAAI comes from the coding sequence ATGAGTACGCAGCCTTCGATCAATGGATCGGTGCCCGAGCGCCTGGCGCACACCCGCGAGCTGATGAGCCGGGAGGGTATCCATGCCCTGCTGGTGCCGTCGGCGGACCCGCACCTGTCGGAATACCTGCCGGGCTACTGGCAAGGGCGGCAATGGCTGTCGGGCTTCCACGGCTCGGTCGGCACGCTGATCGTGACGCCGGATTTCGCCGGCGTCTGGGCGGACAGCCGTTATTGGGAGCAAGCGACCAAGGAACTCAAGGGCAGCGGCATTGAGCTGGTCAAGTTGCAGCCGGGTCAGCCCGGGCCGCTGGACTGGCTGGCCGAGCAAACCCCTGAAGGCGGCGTCGTCGCGGTAGACGGTGCGGTGATGGCCGTGGCCTCGGCGCGTACGCTGGGTGGCAAACTCGAAGAGCGCGGCGCCCGACTGCGTACCGACATCGATCTGTTGAGCACAGTCTGGAGTGATCGCCCGACGCTGCCGAACGAGCCGATCTATCAGCACTTGCCGCCTCAGGCGACGGTCAGCCGTGGCGACAAACTCGCCAACCTGCGCGAGGTGTTGAAAGAGCGGGGCGCCGATTGGCATTTCATCGCCACCCTCGACGACATCGCCTGGCTGTTCAACCTGCGCGGCGGCGACGTGTCGTTCAACCCGGTGTTCGTTTCTTTCGCGTTGATCAGCCAGCAACAGGCCACCCTGTTTGTGGCCTTGAGCAAAGTCAGCACCGAACTGCGCGCGATCCTCGAGCAGGACGGCGTAACCCTGCGCGACTACAGCGAAGTGGCCGACGCCTTGCGCGCGGTACCGAGCGGCGCGAGTCTGCAAGTCGATCCGGCGCGTGTCACGGCTGGCCTGCTGGACAACCTGGACAGCGGCGTAAAACTGGTCGAAGGCCTGAACCCGACGACGCTGGCCAAATCGCAAAAAAGCCTGGCCGATGCCGAGCACATCCGCAAAGCGATGGAGCAGGATGGCGCGGCGCTGTGCGAATTCTTCGCCTGGCTGGAGTCGGCGTGGGGCCGCGAGCGCATCACCGAACTGACCATCGACGAACACCTGACCGCGGCGCGTACCCGTCGTCCGGATTATGTGTCGCTGAGTTTCAACACCATTGCTGCGTTCAACGCCAATGGTGCGATGCCGCATTACCACGCCACCGAAGAAGAACACGCGGTGATCGAAGGCGACGGTCTGTTGCTGATCGACTCCGGCGGCCAATACCTGGGCGGCACCACTGACATCACGCGGATGGTGCCGGTCGGTACGCCGACGGATGAGCAGAAACGTGATTGCACCCGCGTGTTGAAAGGCGTGATTGCGTTGTCCCGTGCGCAATTCCCTCGGGGCATTTTGTCGCCGTTGCTGGATTCCATCGCGCGAGCGCCGATCTGGGCGGAAAGCGTCGATTACGGTCACGGCACCGGTCACGGCGTGGGTTACTTCCTCAACGTTCACGAAGGCCCGCAAGTGATTGCCTATCAAGCCGCGGCGGCACCGCAAACCGCGATGCAGCCGGGCATGATCACCTCCATCGAACCGGGCACTTACCGTCCGGGCCGCTGGGGTGTGCGGATCGAGAACCTGGTGTTGAACCGTGAAGCGGGCAAGAGCGAATTCGGTGAGTTCCTGAAATTCGAAACCCTGACCCTGTGCCCGATAGACACGCGCTGCCTGGAACCGTCGTTGCTGACTCAGGACGAAAAACAATGGTTCAACGCGTATCACGCTGAAGTGCGCGAACGCTTGAGCCCGTTGCTCGACGGCGCAGCACTGGAGTGGTTGAACACTCGAACCGCCGCTATCTGA